Within the Deltaproteobacteria bacterium genome, the region TGAGCAGGGCAGCCATTCCGGAAATCGTCGAGACTCGCGGCTGTGTTCGCGTTGTGAAATTCAGAAAAGACGCCACATCTGGTATAGTCGCGACCCTCCCCCAACGTTCGCCATATCTTGCCAAAACCTGAACGTTTTGGTCCTTCTTTGCGGATTCCAAAAGATCTCTCCCGATACCCCGTGAAAAAATGCAAAGCTTCTTATTGCTCTGAGAACAGGTAACGCTCCTTGCAGGGAATCGCCCCTCCAGGTCTCCCTTCTTTTCACCCGCTCCCGCCGTGTTCACAAAAACACGCCTTTCAAACAGCACAAAAACGAGGTATGTTTGCTATCCGTATCCACAAGATTTTAAGCAAAGCTCCAAATGCTCCGACGTTTTTCATAAATGGTGGGAGTTCTCGCAACAACGCACGAAATTGCGGGTCAAACCCGGCGTCGAGAAAGGAACCGGCGACATTCACAAGGCCGAAACAAGCCGCCGGTTGTCGGGGGAAGCCTCTTGCGCAGGCACGTCATCAGTTTCCGGATAACCCCTGACTTCGGCCCGGACACGGGAGCGGCCCGACCCGCTCAAAAAGTTTTGGAAAGGGTCCGGGGAACCCTTTTCCAAAAGGTTTCCCCGGATACCTTCTGAACAAATAGAGGAACCTCGCATGTTCAAGAACATGAGGTTAGGCGTCAAACTGGCGGTGGCTGTTCTGGTCCTGGGGGTGGTTCCTTTTGTGGTGATCGGCATCGCTTCGCTCACCAAATCCACCGGGGCGCTTTCCAGGCAAGTGTTCGATCAGCTCGAGGGATTGCGGGAGATCAAAAAGGCACAGATTGTCCGTTTTTTCGAAAACAAGAAAAACGACATGGCCACGCTGGTCCATTTCGTCGAGCAACTCCGGGAAGAAGACTTCCGGAGATTCTCGTCGATCGAGGCTTCCAAAAGGCGCCGAATCGAGGATTTCCTCGCCCAATTTGTAAAAGAGCATGCCTACTACGACCTGCTGCTGATTCATCCCCGCGGCGAAGTGGTATATTCCGTGGCCCGGGAGCCCGATCTGGGGTCCAACATGATCGAGGGCGAATATGCAGGCTCCGGCCTGGGTCGACTCGTCCGGAAGGTCATGGAAACCGGCCGATTCGGGATGGCTGATTTTGAGCCGTATGCTCCCAGCGGAGGCGAACCCGCCGCCTTCATCGCTCAGCCGGTGACGTTCGATGGGAATAGCGAGTTGATCGTTGCGCTCCAGCTTTCCATCGAGGCCATCAACAACATCATGCAGGAGCGCGTCGGCATGGGCAGGACGGGAGAAACGTATCTGGTGGGCGAGGATAAGCTCATGCGCTCGGACTCGTTTCTGGACCCCGTCCATCGCTCGCTGAAAGCTTCCTTCGCCCATCCCGAGACCGGAAAAGTGGATACCGAGGCCGGCCGGGAGGCCCTGGCCGGGCGCTCAGGCGAAAAAATCATTACGGATTACAACGGCAATCCGGTCCTGTCCGCGTATGCTCCAATCCACTTGTGGGACGTAACCTGGGCGTTGATCGCGGAGATGGATGTGGCCGAAGCCTTCGAGGCGATCAACAAGCTGACCTGGGTGGTCGGGATCGTAGCCGTTCTGAGTGTGTCCGCCATCATAGGCGTGGGTTTATTGATCGTGCTGCTACTGCTCAACCGCACCTCCGCTTCGCGGCGCGGCTGATGCATACCGGCCTTTCCGCGGTGCGGCGTTTGTGGAAAACCGAATGCGTTTGAAGAATAAATACTTTTTCCCCCTGGCTCTGCTGTCCATCCTTGTTTCCGTGTTCACCGCCGTATGGCTGGTGCTGTTCTGGCATGCGCTGAGCCCGACGGAAAAGGCCCTTTTCGAGCATCTTTTCATCAACCGCTTCGCTCAAATCCTCATCATCGGCTCGTTGAGCCTCTGCGCTTTGGCGTTCGCCCTGGGGGCCCTGCTTCATTACTACCTGATACCCCTGAGACGATTGACCGAAGAGACCCATTTGATCACCACGGTGAACCCTTCCCACCGAGTTGCGCTCAAAGGGGCCAAGGACATCCGGCGCCTGGCGGCCGCGATCAATCAGGGCGCGGACCGGTTTGAAGAAGTTCAGCGCAGGATCAGGAGCATCGTTCATCGGGGAAAATTCCGGCTCGAGGAAGAGAAGAGCGTCCTCGAGGCCATCCTCGCCCAACTGACGGACGGCGTGTTGCTGAGCAACAACGGGGGCAGGATTACGTTTTACAACGAACGCGCCAGGGAGTTGCTGTCCCCCGTCAACCTAACCGAGCCGGCCTCGAGTATGGCCGAAAGCCCGGTCGGCTTGGGTCGCTCGATCTTTGACCTGGTGGACTCGAACCGGCTGATATCCGCCATCGACACTCTGGATAGCAGCCCGTCCCTCGAGAAAACGAACCCGGTCCGTTCATTCGCTTCAGAAAGCCCAAAGGGACGCCGGTTGATCGTCAAAGTGGCCCCGGCCTGGGATTCGCAACGAAAAAGAATCGGCTATGTCCTCATTTTGAACGAAGCTTCTTCGGAGTCAGGCTCAGGAGAGATCCACGGTCAGGAAGACATGGACCGCAGGCCCGCGAATTCCGGGCCGCCCGATCTCCATCTGCCGATATCCGGCCCTTTGTCCGCCGTGCCCGGCCTCGGGAGCGAATCGCATTCCCGAGGAAACCCTAGCGCCGGGTTTTATGATTTCGACCTGTTCGCCCAGGCCGAAAATCACACGGTCAATGGCGATCGCCCTCTCGCCGAACTGGCCTACACGGTGTTCGACACGGAAACGACAGGGCTATATCCCTGGGATGGAGACGAGATCATTTCCATCGGAGCCGTCAGGATTATCAACGCCCGTTTACTGCAGGACGATGTGTTTCATCGACTCATCGATCCCCGGAGGATCATCCGAACGGAAGCCATGAACATACACGGCATCCGGCCCGAAATGCTGAAGGGTTGCCCCACCATAGACCGGGTGTTGCCGCTGTTTCAGAAGTTCGTGGAAGACTCGGTGCTCGTGGGACACAATGTGGGATTTGACATGCGATTCCTTCAAATGAAGGAGGAGGCCACCGGGATCCGATTCAACAACCCGATTTTGGACACCATGATGCTTTCCGCGGTGGTGCATCCCAATCAGGAAGCGCACAGTCTCGAAGCGCTCGGCTCGCGGTTGGGAGTGGATCCGGTCGAGCGCCACAGTGCGTTGGGCGACGCCCTCACGACGGGCAGGATCTTAATCCGGTTGATCCGCCTGCTGGATGAAAAAGGCATCAAGACTCTGGGACAGGCGATCAAAGCCTCCCGCGACACCTATTACTCGCGCATAAGATACTAGTCTCCGAGGGAAACTTTAGAAATCCCGCCGGAGGCGGGACTCAGACTCCCTTCAAATGTTTTGACCATGGCCGCGCGGACTCCAAACGCCGCGCGCACCGTTTATATCCTTTCACGGGGACCCGGACAGACCCTATGGAATCCGCCTCTAACCGTGTCATTTAGCGGTAACTTGGCGGGGTAGCGCGGACAACTTGTTGTCCGCGTTGCGAAGCAACAAGAGGTCCCACCCGGCGTATAGCATCACGCAGCCTTACGATTTAAGACGTACAGTCACCTCCTGTCCTCGGACCCGGACAACAAGTTGTCCGGGCCACCCATCCATCATGATCGATCCCTATAGCGACGAGTGACACGGCCAGGAAACGCCTCTCTGTTTATGACGGCCAACATGGTTCCCCCTCACAAACAAAGGCTTCTTATGACCCTGTGAACAAGTACCATCGTGTTTTTACAATTCCTCTGCCCGCAGGTCCTTTTGAAGCCTCTTGATGGCCGACAACGAGGCTTTGAGCGACTCATAGTCCCGGCGACTCAGTTCCTTCGGACGGATGTGAAGACTCGAGCCTTCCCCTTGCTCCCGAAGGGTTCGGATTTCCCTCTCGATCCGGGCGCGCGTCAGGAAGTTGTAAGCTTGCAGCAGTCCGTCCCGTTTCGTTTCACTGAACAGGCCGCGCTCCACAAGGAGGTTGAGTCTCTCAGCGGTGCGTATCGCTTCCATGCCGTGTTTGAACGCGTAGAACCGGATCATGAAAATCAGCGGCTCCATGGCCGTTTTGACGTTCAGCTCCCCCCGATGACCACCCTTGGATTCCACGAGGACGTTCCCGAAAAAACCGAGGGGGATCGTGTATCGCGTGGCGATCTCGGAGAGATGACGAAAGAATCCGAGAGAC harbors:
- a CDS encoding cache domain-containing protein, which gives rise to MFKNMRLGVKLAVAVLVLGVVPFVVIGIASLTKSTGALSRQVFDQLEGLREIKKAQIVRFFENKKNDMATLVHFVEQLREEDFRRFSSIEASKRRRIEDFLAQFVKEHAYYDLLLIHPRGEVVYSVAREPDLGSNMIEGEYAGSGLGRLVRKVMETGRFGMADFEPYAPSGGEPAAFIAQPVTFDGNSELIVALQLSIEAINNIMQERVGMGRTGETYLVGEDKLMRSDSFLDPVHRSLKASFAHPETGKVDTEAGREALAGRSGEKIITDYNGNPVLSAYAPIHLWDVTWALIAEMDVAEAFEAINKLTWVVGIVAVLSVSAIIGVGLLIVLLLLNRTSASRRG